gcaccactcgctacctggtggccatggcagcggcggatctactgatgGTCATCATTGAGGTCATACTACGACGGATCAGTTGGTATTATTTTCCGTGGTCTTTCCTGGATATCACCCCTGTGTGTACTGTTATATATCTCCTGTCCCGTGTATccgcagactgttctgtctggttcaccgtcactttcacctttgatcgatttgtggccatttgttggcagaagttgaaaaccaaatattgcaccgggagaactgcggctgtggttctgggaacaagctgcattctgctctctGCAAAAAACATTCCTCACTACTTTACAATTGTACCTGGatatataatcgacaatgttccGTGGGACTGTGTCCCAATCCCAGCCGCTTTTACTGAGCCCGGATGGGTGGGATTTGACTGGTTTGAAACGGTTTTAACCTCACTGttcccattcgctgtaattttgttgctcaatgctctgacagtcagacacattttagtggccagtcgagtccggaagagactgaggggtgagagcaagggggagaatggcagtgacccagagatggagagcaggaggaggtctgtcattttactcttcaccttatccggcagcttcatactgctgtggctggtaaTTGTTATAGATTTCATATATTATATCACTGCAGGAAAAAATCCCAGTGATTACAATGATTCGTTATATACCTTTGCACAAGTTGGATTTATACTGCggaatttaagttgctgcacaaacacatttatttacggggtgacccagtccaagttcagagagcagttgaagagcgcggtAAAATATCCGCTTACATCAattatacaattaattaataaacagaacaactgagcacagcccagaggcgggtcccagtgtttccagtccaggAATATAATATTTAGCCACAGACCTCCATCCACTGAATTACAACAGGAATGGCCGGTGATCTGATAATACACCCAGCGACCTGTTTTGGACACGGTACTGTTTCTGAATGACATTTCCCACCTTGTCTTTCTGGTCACCACCACGAGCTTGTTGCATTCTGTCCGAGCTCTTCTGTAAAGGGTCACTACATCTATTTAGTGAAGGAATTCATTGCAGCTTCCAGAGTGAGAGGCTCGTCAATAGGTAGTAGGCAGAGTGGAGCTGTAATTCAGAGGATTACatgacatagaatatacagcatagaaacatacaGTTCGGCcctactggtctgtgctggtgtttatgttccagacCGTACTCCTCCCATTGCAATTACTTCGTCTCAGCCTCACAGCATATCTTTCTGTTTCATGTTCTCTCATTTACTCGTCTAGTTTCCCTTTGACAGCATCTGAGCTATGTATCTCAACCACTTCCTGAcgtagggagttccacattctaactactctctgagtaaagaattgTTCTTTATTTCCATATTggtgttattagtgattatcttgcaTTGGTGGCTCCACAGATTTGGATGCTCCCACGAGTATAAACttttctctccccatcgacccggtcCAAAGCAATCATAATTTATAAAACTTCGATCAGGACTCCTCTATGTTCTGTCTTCTACAGGAACCATGCACAACCTGTTCAATCGTTCCTGGTAACTGTTATCTTTCAGTTCTGGTGCCGTCCAACCAAACATTTGTGAGACCGTACTAGTGGCTCCCTTTACCATCTCCAttgccctagccaccgactccatccctctccctgtcaccaGTCTAAGGCTGAACCCAGCCGTTAGTAACCTTGGTGGCTTATTTGATCTGGAGATGGTCTTCTGACACTATATCCATTCCATCACCAGGACGGCATCGTTGTGCCTCTGTTACATCGCCTGACTCAGTTCATTTGCTGCTCaaaccttcatccgtgcctttTTAGCTCTACATATAactcctccaatgctctcctggtgggCTTCCAATCTCCCACCATCCATATACTTGAGTTCatgcaaaattctgctgcctgtgtcTAACTTACACCTTATCGCAAtaccccatcacacctgtgctcgctgacatacattggctccctgtgCGACGGCGCCTCAATTACAAAAtgttcattcttgttttcaaatcacttcacAGCCTCTGTAACCTGCACTAGCACTTAGACCTTCCGagttctctgcgcttctccaaatctggcagattgcacatccccgatttaaaCTGCTTCACTAATAGTAGGCATGCGTTCAGCTGCCTCGGTCCCAAGCTCTGAGAttctctccccaaacctctccacctcgcgaaatctcctcctccttcagctgcctgggtccaagctctgggattctctccctaaacctctccacctcgtgaCCTCATCCTCCTTcatctgcctgggtcccaagctctgagaTTCTCTCCCGAAACATCTCCACCTCGCGAACTCTCCTCCTTCAGCTACCTAgcttccaagctctggaattccctccctaacctcgATTCGTCTCTAAcgctcctcctcctttaagattcccgTTAAGACTAAATATCTGATCAAGAATATTTGCTAAAACGTCCTTTTGTGCCTCGATGTTAAGATGTCCtctattccctgttggatttattaatgtCTGTCTTCAATCTATGCCCCTGAgttttggtctctcccacaagtggaaacatcttttctccttctaccctatcaaagcctttcatatccTGAAAGGCACATTCTCaccatccctcagtcttctctttgctaAAGAAAAGAGCCACGGCCTGTTCAACATTTCCTGAGAATACACCCTCTCAGTCCTGGTATCATTCCAGGGAATacactttgcaccttctccagtgcctcgatgtcATTTTATAATATTTACACCAAGGATCCAAACAAGTTTACATAACTTCAATGTTTTACAATTCTATCCATCTAGATATGAACACAAGCCTGTTCTTTGTTTTTTATGGATTGATGAATCAGCATCACTACATTTAGTGATTTGCATAACTGTACCGTACCATCCTTCTGTTCCTCATTCCCGTTTAGATCATTATTTTAAAAGGAGAATGTCACCTTCATTTTCTTCCTTTAAAACGCACCAACTCACACTCCTCTATattgatgtattgtgttcctaacacagatgatacgacacacagggaggttaaagtaacagtgacatcagtctttattaagactctccagagtgaggaacaggccttggaacCGGCTAATTTCGAGTGCTCCCAacaaatgctgggatcccttgggacttcagtggatacgctccctggtggtggaatatgggagtgcatgctttacagatacacaacagaagttcctttgccaattacacgcccagtttgcaagtttattaatatattGAATATTTTTGCAGCTTAGCTCCTCAGTGTTAACGATACATATCCACAAAGTTTGAAATGTCACTCCCGATTCCCGAGTCCGAATGgttatgtaaatgttgaacaggagtggtcccagcaccgatgcttgtggaacatcacttctcACCTTTGCCAGTTTCGCTGCTTTTGATTTAAATTCGCTGAGAAATAAACCATAATTCATTGTTTCACTTGAATCGCTTTGCTGACCTACGATAcagtttttaatgatttgttcacctgaaccACAATTCACTTTGATCTTctggcccattcagtttcttatttcctAAGGTGTAGgtgattgtagaatcatagaattgttcaGCGCAGAGAAAGTCCATTCGGCAAATCGTGCCGGCTCTGTCTCTTTGGTGgagctttccaattaatcccattcctctGCTGGATCCCCTGTATCTTTTTTACTTCAAGTATTTTtgccaaattcccttttgaaagttacgattgaatctgcttccacctccctttcagacagttcattccagatcacaacatctcgctatttaaacaaaatcttccttcagtcgcttctggttgttttgtcaatcacattaaatctgtgtcctctggttaccgacccacctgtCATTGGCAACATTTGCTCCTTTATTACTTTATTGAAACGATTTAGGACTTTGAAGACGTCTATTGAATatcttcttagccttctctgctctcagcacaacatacccagcttctacaatcgctccacataactgaaatcccccatccatggagcaattctggtcaatctcccttaaccatctcagttctaaggagaacaacgccagcatctcccgtctctccacgtaactaaaggaccatattccgggaaccattctggt
This Pristiophorus japonicus isolate sPriJap1 unplaced genomic scaffold, sPriJap1.hap1 HAP1_SCAFFOLD_47, whole genome shotgun sequence DNA region includes the following protein-coding sequences:
- the LOC139252462 gene encoding probable G-protein coupled receptor 139, giving the protein MLPIQYAQRICYMIIAVIGVPVNLVAIVILSRGKCGLSTCTTRYLVAMAAADLLMVIIEVILRRISWYYFPWSFLDITPVCTVIYLLSRVSADCSVWFTVTFTFDRFVAICWQKLKTKYCTGRTAAVVLGTSCILLSAKNIPHYFTIVPGYIIDNVPWDCVPIPAAFTEPGWVGFDWFETVLTSLFPFAVILLLNALTVRHILVASRVRKRLRGESKGENGSDPEMESRRRSVILLFTLSGSFILLWLVIVIDFIYYITAGKNPSDYNDSLYTFAQVGFILRNLSCCTNTFIYGVTQSKFREQLKSAVKYPLTSIIQLINKQNN